The following are encoded in a window of Cucurbita pepo subsp. pepo cultivar mu-cu-16 chromosome LG12, ASM280686v2, whole genome shotgun sequence genomic DNA:
- the LOC111807801 gene encoding major pollen allergen Ole e 6-like: MAKKMIAVLLVCVVVVGALQVSSATESAKEAKYEAKFEAKYRLCYEKCEKECLEKGNGQSFCEVKCDEDCDEKEAADKLHIKVKN; the protein is encoded by the exons atggcgAAGAAGATGATTGCAGTGTTGTTGGTGTGCGTTGTGGTGGTGGGTGCATTGCAGGTTTCGAGTGCCACTGAAAGCGCGAAGGAGGCCAAATATGAGGCTAAATTTGAAGCCAAGTATAGGTTATGCTACGAAAAATGCGAGAAGGAATGCCTTGAAAAGGGCAATGGCCAAAGCTTCTGCGAAGTTAAGTGCGATGAAGATTGTGATGAGAAAGAAGCCGCTG ATAAGCTACACATCAAGGTGAAGAACTGA